Part of the Aquimarina sp. MAR_2010_214 genome is shown below.
GCCAAAGAATATGCCTCATCAATAAACAACACTCCATCTAACGAAGTTTTTACTACTTCTTCTACTTTTAATGCTGTTTGACCTACATATCCTGCTACCATTCCTGTACGATCGGTTTCTACCAAATGCCCTTTTTCAAGATACCCTAAGTGTTTATATATTTTAGAGACTAATCGTGCTACAGTTGTTTTACCTGTACCCGGAGGCCCCATAAATACAGAATGCAAGGAGTTATTTACATTTTTGAGTCCTTTTTCTTCTCGTATCTTTTGGATTTTCAGAAAATTAGAAAGCTCATGTACAGCTGTTTTTATTACATCTAATCCAATAAGCTCATTTAATTCATCCATTACATCCTCCAGCGTTTCATTTTCATCAATCTCGGTATGTTTTACACCTTCTAGCTTTTCTTTTGGATGTGATAATTTATCATTAATCTTTTTTAATACTTCGGTTTCTTCTTCAGATATCGTTCCGTCTGCTTTTGTAATCAAAGAAGCAATACGGTATAAAAATGCTCCCGAATTTGCAAAATGATTACTATCTAATCTTTTCAAAATTGAAGGTAGTAGAAACTCATTTTTATACTCATCCCCTAGGTTAAAAAGACTAGCTGTTTTAATGATTTCAATATTTTCATCAAATTTCTCTGATTTAACAAAAGCATTGATGCGTTCTATAGATAAGGAAGCAATGATATCATTGCCTTGTAGTTTTTCGAACAAAAATGCCAACAGAAACTTGATTTTCACATCTGCAACGTCATTCTCTTTATCGCTTAAGGGATATATCATATTAAACGCCTTGATAATATCCTGCAAAATCACATGCTCTGCTTTAAAATGCAGTGCATCATCTGTTTTATGAACAATAGTATTGATGGTATTCGAAAATCGTTTGTTATGGTTAAGATCTTCGGCTAAATCCTGAATTTTTTCACCTTCGTGCTTTAGAATTTTTAAAAACTCATAATCGATATCAAATTGCTGCTTGGTATCTTCTTTTTGATTGATGAAGTCTTTAAATTTATTGGTAAAATGCTCTAGGTTCTTTTTTTCATCCTTTTTAACCAACATCAAATCGTCGATCAGATCATTAAATAAATCTATATGTTCCTTAGGAAAGGCACTAAATTCAGGCTTTTCAAATATTTCTTTGGACAGCTCAATTTTATGATCTGCTAAATGAATATTCTGAGAAGTAATAATCATATCAAGATGATCGATAGATTTTTTGAAAGAATACAGCACCAACAAATCTTCATTTTTAATACTCAAGGCTGGGAATGCAGATGAGATCGATAAAATTTTAAGAGGGTTAATCGACTTCCCTTTAAAGAAAAAAGAAGTGTTTTCTTCATTTAATTTGGAAAAGAACAGATCAATGATCTTAGTGTATTTTCTGGTACTCATTAGTCTTCAGAATCAATTAGCATCATTGCATCTTCTACTTCGTGCACCAACTCATCAAAATGTTGAAGCCTTTTGGTTTCTCGCGTTCTTTGAAACGGTAAATCTATATCAATATGCTTTACAAATTGAGATGGAGCATGTTTCATAATATAAATATCATCTGCGAGATACACCGCCTCCTGAATATCGTGAGTTACAAACA
Proteins encoded:
- a CDS encoding AAA family ATPase — encoded protein: MSTRKYTKIIDLFFSKLNEENTSFFFKGKSINPLKILSISSAFPALSIKNEDLLVLYSFKKSIDHLDMIITSQNIHLADHKIELSKEIFEKPEFSAFPKEHIDLFNDLIDDLMLVKKDEKKNLEHFTNKFKDFINQKEDTKQQFDIDYEFLKILKHEGEKIQDLAEDLNHNKRFSNTINTIVHKTDDALHFKAEHVILQDIIKAFNMIYPLSDKENDVADVKIKFLLAFLFEKLQGNDIIASLSIERINAFVKSEKFDENIEIIKTASLFNLGDEYKNEFLLPSILKRLDSNHFANSGAFLYRIASLITKADGTISEEETEVLKKINDKLSHPKEKLEGVKHTEIDENETLEDVMDELNELIGLDVIKTAVHELSNFLKIQKIREEKGLKNVNNSLHSVFMGPPGTGKTTVARLVSKIYKHLGYLEKGHLVETDRTGMVAGYVGQTALKVEEVVKTSLDGVLFIDEAYSLAKDNKKDFGNEAIEVLLKKMEDHRDQLVIIVAGYPDEMEEFIESNPGLQSRFNRYFTFDHYKPKELIGIFELFCLKNDFVITEDAKEKLQFIFEKLYEKRHKSFGNARVARNLFEKIIEYQANRIVSITPLTEELLKNIEEEDIPPVNQTVEEYLRFQQDEEDA